The DNA window TCATGgctcgggtcacccgaagtcggcccggtggcccggtcatcatacacaattaatattttgtgttattagtgatggatgatggctattcttatgtggaatttaagtattgtaaaccttaatattttgtgttattagttattataagactataaattaatgttttatgtttaaaatgcataaaattttAGACTAATGTATAatgttgtgttatttgtattaatttaaatatttggtgttattatacaatattagtattgattatgattatgctttaattttagagaagagttggttcttgttatatttttctaagtgaattttaccatgtcaaataatagttggagccttgaaaatttggatatttttacatgctagcttataagaaggtatcaaggtaatgtaatgttaatgGCCCGATTTTCACCCGGTTTTTACCCGATATAATCGTGGCCCGAAAGTGTataggtttcatcgggtctaggacCAGATTTGGGTCTAATAAATAGGTCCGGTATATATTTCGGGGCGGGTCTGGGTCACATCAAATCTGATTTCACCTGGTCCATGCACACCCCTAGAGTTAGGGTTCGAAGAGGGGGAGAAAGGGGAAGAGGTTCACTAAAACGCGCGTTTCTCCTTCCTTCAAACGATGACATTTTGATGACTAGGCAGGGGCCAAATTGTCTTCAGAAATTCAGCTGATGTGTACATGTCAGATCACCTGCTCACCGTTACAGGTCAGCGTTTTCCGTCGAATTTCAACCAAGGGGCTACGAAAGGGTCGATGAGTCTAACAGAGTGAATAAACAGAAGTAGATTCGTCATTTTTTAAAGGTTAGGATGCGActagtcaattttaaaaaagaataggATTAGAAAGGTTATTtactcttattttattataatcacAAATACAATATAGAGCATACATAGCAAAATACTGCTGACGTGCCACACGTGGTAATGTAAAAAGTAGAATGTGATAATGAAGAACAATGATTATGTCAATTTGATGCAGCCATGGTATGGTGTTGGTTAACTACTTAACTGAGAAGGACACTATTGTCATTgtcattgttattatttatttataaaaatacatacTTGATCTAGAAAACATTTCCTCGTACCTTTCCTTAAAAATGAATGTGGCCCAACTGCATCTAAATAAAGCGGTtatctttcttatttatttcaaaatatataagaaaTGGCAGTatatgtattttcttttttatttaaatttattttgacacacacacatatacTTGAATATTCATCTAAACTGCTCAAAAAGTAAAAGTTATCTTAGCttgaacataaaataaaaaattatcggTATATTATTCTATACAATACAACATCATGGGACTTCTAATACAACTAACAACGGCCGTGTAATGCTTCgtactatgaaaaaataaacaCCGATATAATAATATAAGCTTGATTTTTTTAGTATTCAAATTTagcactttaattttttatgtaggaggatgatgatgaaaacattatagtaataataattaataagaataaagagggaaaagaaggAATCAAATAGAAGAAAGTTTGAGACGACAGAATGATGAAAGTTGCACCCTCATCTTCGGCAAACTGCAATGGCATGCCGATATGTGTCCCCATTGTGAACCTCCCATCACATCCATCCACCTCACCATCATCATAACAACTTCAACGGCCAGATCTGTCTCaccaagaattcaacaaatttaaaaacaaaaatatttgataacaaaaaaaattaaacaaaaacagttaaaatttattttatttaatttttattaattttctgcctgttttttttttctttagtattatcattcaaaaatatttatatctcTAACAGGCTCTTTTGGTCATAAAAACTTTTATACTATATCAGGAAACCATTTGTAAGAGGACTATGTATTTGTTTGGGTGTTATTAAGttaaaagatttttatttttaacatgtttgacaaatttttaatagcaaaaataaaaatactaaaaaaataaaaaaatatttttttgagaagttataatttatatcttttttttatttctttaaaaatattttttatataataaataaacaaaaaatatttttatattattttagccaaacataattgataccAAGaagattttttatatgaaatatttaaatataaaattacttttactttttaataaaaaaaatctttttatataCCAACGAACTATAACTCAAATTGTATAATCTCTTTATATTCATCTACAAATTGCGGGATTGAGTCTTACTCTTAAGTCTTAACTTTAAAAaagataactaaaaaatatctttttatggttaatatttaaatataaaattatttttatatttataaatatcttttataaaagataactaaaaaaatatttcatataaaataacataaaattattttactttcttaaaatatcttttaaaaatataactttaaaaaaaatttttttaaaagatggcACAAATAAGCTCTAtataacacacacacatatatatataactgcGAACTGGTTGCATTACATGGAAGCTCAGTGTTGATGATTAAAGTTTAGACTATTTGCATTCTCTTTACtgtctttcttttgcttttgcttAAATGGTGTTTTTGGTTGcggagaaaagaagaagagatggcATACGAGGAAGTAATAACGAGTGTGATGAGCTCCGATCACGCATCAGTGGTGTCAATGAACCTCTTTGTAGCTCTTCTATGCGCTTGTATCATCATAGGTCACTTGCTCGAAAAGAATCCATGGCTCAATGAATCCATCACCGCCCTTCTTATTGTGAGTAGTTCATTCCagcaactaactaactaactaacctTTTTTGGTTGCATCTTTAACTTGACAGACTAAGGACTAATGAATTACTCCATAAAAGTCTGTTGTTGGCTAATGAATTACTACATACATAAGGCGAGATTTGAAACTTGACAGGACAAGTGAACTGACCACTTGACCAACTTAAGTTAGTtaactaacaaactaactaattatctaaaatGCTGATAATGAATTCCGATCCGGTGTAGGGTCTGTGTACAGGAGTGTTCATATTGCTAAACACGGGAGGAAGAAGCTCTCACATTTTCGTTTTCAGCGAagatcttttctttatttacctTCTCCCACCTATCATTTTCAATGCCGGGTCAGTTCTACGTTTTCTGAAATTTTGTGTGTTAAGTAATGAACTAATATTTCAATTGAACGCTTTAATTCTTACTTACATTGCTCTGCTACTCTAGGTTTCGAGTGAAGAAGAAACAATTCTTTCGCAATTTTATGACTATAATTCTCTTCGGAGTCGTTGGAACTTTGATATCATTCGCGGTCATATCACTGGGTAATAATTTCTACTCAAAAAGTTATGACAAGTTAATTGCTtatctcaattttttatttataaacgtTATTCATTTTGATTAGGTGCTATACACTTATTCCAGAAATTGGATCTTGGTTCACTCAAGATTGGAGATTATCTAGGTATGATTAATTAAAACAGTAGTAATATCCTTCTGATATAGTGAACATTCTCTTCAAACTCTTACGTGATTTTCCTAAATGCAGCAATTGGAGCAATTTTTTCAGCAACAGATTCTGTTTGCACTTTGCAGGTCAAAATTTCAAGattctttttctccctttttttaaactaaagGATAGTTGTTTAAACTATGAAAACTACTTGTGTTGGTAATGTCAGGTGCTTAATCAGGACGAGACACCATTACTATACAGCCTAGTGTTTGGGGAAGGGGTAGTAAATGATGCTACTTCTGTGGTGCTCCTCAAAGCAATTCAGAATTTTGACCTTTCCCACATTGACTTTGCCACCGCTTCAGAATTATTAGCCAACTTTTTATACTTATTCATCGCAAGCACTGTGCTGGGAATTTTAGTATGTCTTCATCTGACCCAAGAGTTTTGTTCCCTTGTCAGTTGTCTCTGCTGCTTTTTATTTGAGACTgtaattaattacaattttccAAATGAACCTTTTTTTTGTCAGGTTGGATTGCTTAGTGcatacattattaaaaatctttattttgGCAAGTTGATCAGGTATATTTTTTTAGCCATATCATTactgttgttattattattaatgtccatttttttttaatttaaagaactTGTCACAAATGGCAGGCATTGTACCAATCGTGAGGTTGCTCTTATGATACTGATGGCTTACCTTTCATACATGCTTGCTGAGGTGAGAATctccttttaattttaatggagGTTTTTTTCCATGTCTATTCATTACTGATGCAATTAATTCCaatactaataattttattttcttttgtagcTATTTGCTTTGAGTGCTATTCTGACCATGTTCTTCTGCGGCATAGTTATGTCTCACTACACATGGCACAATGTTACCGAAAGTTCAAGAGTCACAACGAAGTACGTAAAAAATTTCAACATGTTTGATTTATTATGAGATTGCTGATCTGAATTAACCTATTGCAGGCATGCTTTTGCAACATTGTCATTCATTGCTGAGATATTTATATTCCTTTATGTTGGGATGGATGCACTGGACATAGAGAAGTGGCGATTTGTAAGCCAAAGGTAATACTAACATTTCTAGATGAATAAACTTTGTAAAAcgtgaaaattttaattaacattTTTGGTATCTTGATTCATTAGTCCTGGAAAATCAGTTGGGATCAGTTCAGTGCTTCTAGGACTTATCCTAGTTGGAAGAGCAGCATTTGTTTTTCCTCTCTCATTCTTATCCAATTTGCTCCAGAAATCCCCACATGTGAAAATTGACATGAAGCAACAAGTATGTGTTTTCTTTCCCTGTTTCAGTTTCTTTTCGGAGCCTTCCTTGGTACATGACCCTGTCTCCTATGATCTTGTTTCACAGGTCACAATCTGGTGGTCTGGTCTCATGCGAGGTGCTGTATCTATAGCACTTGCTTACAACCAGGTGAAGTAATCAAACTTCATGGCTAGCTTTCAATACTAACTAAATCTGCGTCTGGTTTAGTAATAAACTGAATCTTTGACATGCAGTTTACAAGGCTAGGCTACTCTGAGTCGCGTGAGAATGCCATCATGATCACTAGTACCATTTCTGTTGTTCTCTTCAGCACAGTGGTTAGACACTAATCTTTTCTTGATCAACTTGGTTTGTAAGTAATAAAACAAgtgtttgattgaaaatattgaaCTAAAAGTCAACACTAAGCAATGTAGTGATGATATACTAGTTAACCGTGAAAGGAAAAGGGGGACTTTGGTGGATTTGAAAAACAGTAGTGTCAATGCATCATTTTCTCATACGTGTGATGTGATCCCAGCATGATATATCTTTGTAATAATgttttaaaaaagaaaggaaggaccATAATTCATTTTGTTGTAACTTTTGAATAAGTGCAGGTGTTTGGGATGATGACAAAGCCACTTGTGAGGTTACTGCTTCCTTCTTCCAAACATATAATCAGCATACCGTCCCCACCATCGACCCCAAAGACACTGACAGAGCCCCTATTGGGCAATGGACACCATGACTCAGGGCCCAACAATGGTGACAGTGTAAATGGGCCTAGCCCAAACCGATTGCGTATGCTTCTGAACATGACTAATCGTGGAGTACACCATTATTGGCGCAAGTTTGATGACTCTGTTATGCGTCCTGTCTTTGGTGGGAGGGGTTTTGTACCTTACGTTCCAGGTTCACCCCTTGAACCGAGTCTTCCGCAGTGGCGTTCAATTACTTCACCTACAGCTGAAGAAAACTTATGATTTGTGAAGATACTACTGATTTTGTATTGTGGTTATGGCATAAAATCGGCTTTCGGTTGTGTACTGTAGCCTATAGTTAGAAGATTTCAGCTTCAGATAATACCAAAAAGGGATACAAGAATAAAGGAAAAAAGATACGACGAAAAGGTTATAGAAGGAATGTGAAATtgtcaacatttttttttttctgacgTGAGGTTTTTTGTGTTAGTTTTGCCCCCCCTGTTTTTGCTGACATAGAGAGAGAAGGGTGGGATTGATTGCTTGTAACTTGCAACTTGATTGGGCCAGATGATTGTATTTTTGGGTGTGCATTTTTTTGTGTGTATAAAATTATCGATGAAAAGGTGCTGACAGTTAGTTAATACAGTTTTCACTTTCTGCAACCTAGATTGTATTACGATTATTTTTTGAAGGAGAAGTTTGAGAGTCCTATAATTGCGGGAAGTTCTAAGAAGACAGACAACAAATAGGgctataaaaagtaaaaacatcaAAAGGCTAGCTATTATTGAAAAGGAAGGAATAGTTCACTGTACATTCATTTCACACAGCATCCCGTATCACATTATCAACATCTCGAGTAAAACCATCACAATAAACAAATGAATAATCCTGTGTATAATCATTACAGAGAAATCCATGATTTCAGAATGTGGGCTATTCTCTACAAACAAGTGGCAGAGTTTTCTATACCTTATGGATGAATATAGTAACCAAGTACCACACTGACAAGAGCAACCATGCAAACAAACAGTAATGGAAACCCACCAGCCTGAACTCTTCTCATATCTACTTTCCTCCTCATATCCTC is part of the Arachis duranensis cultivar V14167 chromosome 1, aradu.V14167.gnm2.J7QH, whole genome shotgun sequence genome and encodes:
- the LOC107464648 gene encoding sodium/hydrogen exchanger 1, producing the protein MAYEEVITSVMSSDHASVVSMNLFVALLCACIIIGHLLEKNPWLNESITALLIGLCTGVFILLNTGGRSSHIFVFSEDLFFIYLLPPIIFNAGFRVKKKQFFRNFMTIILFGVVGTLISFAVISLGAIHLFQKLDLGSLKIGDYLAIGAIFSATDSVCTLQVLNQDETPLLYSLVFGEGVVNDATSVVLLKAIQNFDLSHIDFATASELLANFLYLFIASTVLGILVGLLSAYIIKNLYFGKLIRHCTNREVALMILMAYLSYMLAELFALSAILTMFFCGIVMSHYTWHNVTESSRVTTKHAFATLSFIAEIFIFLYVGMDALDIEKWRFVSQSPGKSVGISSVLLGLILVGRAAFVFPLSFLSNLLQKSPHVKIDMKQQVTIWWSGLMRGAVSIALAYNQFTRLGYSESRENAIMITSTISVVLFSTVVFGMMTKPLVRLLLPSSKHIISIPSPPSTPKTLTEPLLGNGHHDSGPNNGDSVNGPSPNRLRMLLNMTNRGVHHYWRKFDDSVMRPVFGGRGFVPYVPGSPLEPSLPQWRSITSPTAEENL